From Arachis hypogaea cultivar Tifrunner chromosome 3, arahy.Tifrunner.gnm2.J5K5, whole genome shotgun sequence:
CATTATTTAAAGAGCCATCCTGGCCAAGGTATTCTACTCCCACAGAACAATGATTTATACTTGTATGGATGGTATGATTCCGATTGGGCGAGTTATTTTCTAACTCGCAAGTCTCTCACAGGGTGGTTTGTTCAACTTGGCAACTCTCCCATTTCATGAAAAACTCAGAAACAACAGACAATCTATGCCTCCTCTGCTGAAGCCTGAAGCTGAGTATcgttcaatggctatggtgacctGCGAACTGAAGTGGATTAAGGATATTCTTTCTGATTTATTCGTACCTTATCCTGCCCCCATTTGCCTGTATTGTGATAGTCAAGCAACCCTGTACATCGCTAAAAATTTAGTCTTTCACGAACGCACGAAGTACATTGAGGTCTACTGCCACCTTATTCGAGATGAAATTGTGCAGTAACGTCTTCTTCCATCATATATCCCAACACAAATTTACAACAATCTTGGTCAAGTTGGGCATTCATGACTTACATGCTCTAACTTGAGGGAAAAAAAATAACAGAAAGCTTACCAAATATAGAAAATATCAATCAATAACTGAGTTATAATTtggaaatataaataaatatagatcGTAtcaatttgtatataatttaggAAGATTTctattgtttattttataattagtctctatattttagaaaaattttgatGTTGTATGAGAATATCAGTTGTATATATGTGTGGTTTATGAAATGAAGAAAGTAGATTGAACAAAACAATTTCTATTACATACACAATGCAAGTCTATGTCTAAAGAAATTATAAATACTTAACTATAtgtctaaaaaaattataaatacttaACTAACTTTGGTTGTTCGAGTAATTAGTTCACTTGTTTACTTAAATAAGTATTTGAATATTCAAATTTTACTTTGTACATGTAACAATGCATTAACTAAACTCTCATATAGAGCTCATGTCCTAAATGGGTATACGCTCAAATTCACATATATTGACTCACTACACCAACTTTGTATCGACCTCAAATACAACAtattaaaaaatagcaaaaatttCACTCTCCTCTATTGAGAGATACTAAAATGACACTCTCCTCCTctctatttgtaaaatatacaCTCCCTTCCCTTATGACTTTAAAAAAATCtcctctttaatctattttaaatttgttgtattaactaatgttaactttatccattttttgagaaaaaataaattattttttacaaaaatatcttttagtaaaaattttatttttttgtgattaaattttatttactaaaatactctttaataaatttttttctatcgATTAAATtgcatttttactaaaatattgtcttaaaaattttttaatgattaaattatttttttctaagatatccttcaataattttttagttattaaattgtgattttaccaaaatttttgttaacaattattttgtactttactattaattttttgatatcaatgtatattattttaatattaaattaaaaaatcttacctctgttaatatatataataattaatattaataaataatttatttcatagaactattaaaaattattaacagctttatcaaaacttaaaaataaattgaaatagacaaatcctaaatttaaaatattaacatcTCATTCCTTCACATCTTTACAAAATAAGttctttaataattaaaaaatgattgaaggatattttagaaaaaaataatttaattattaatttttttaaaaaatattttaaaaaaatacaatttaattaataaaaaataatttgttaaaggtattttgataaataaaatttgatcacaaaaaataaattttttattaaagattatttttttaaaaataatttttttaaatagataaaattaatgttagttaacacaaaaaatttaaaatagattaaagagaagatttttttaaattataagagaaaaaagtgtattttttacaaataaaaaaatgaagtattattttaacatttctcaaaatttttttttaaattattttaatttgtcaCTTCAATTAAAGTCTCAAACTAAAAAGatatactttaaaaattaaattttatagcaTGTTTGACAAGAAAGGAGAGTTGGGGTGGtttgtttggttcaaagtatttttttttatgattttttaatttctacgttaatttatgaaaaattatgTTTCATTTTGTCTTTTTAACTCATATCAAATCTATACTATTGCATATCTTAGATAATTTTCTAAACCTATGTTAATTAATAGGCAAAGGCTCACGCGTGGTTGTacatttatgtaaaattaataattaaaaattattaaataataatttagttaaatttattaaattatttaataatatttaaatattaattttatataaaagtaATTGTATGCAATATACACATTTTCtcctaattaatatatttttcttctcatattttagtataatattcatttttttctcattatactaaaataaaacataaacataCCAACAAGAACACCAAAAttcttaataatatttaaaaagttatataaataGACCaaattaactttatataaaatgataaattttaatgaatattattaataatttaattttgatataaaatataaaaaatgttgtACATAcattcaattatatattaataataattattatatttcaaATATCTATATGAATAATTGTCTAAAAAAATTGGCGTAATTAAATAATTTGGTAAAAGATTTTATATTAACAATATATCATcgaaattaaattcttaatactAACGAATCCTGTTAGGGAGTTAATGGACTATTTGTATAATAaactattgagttacaaaatgaacattacCCAtattatctagaataaccatttaAGTACTaggaataataaacatcttcccaaaagctTAAACTGATTTTGAGATGAAAAAAAGGTAACACggatagttatatctctaatatttcttaaacctctattgtacacattgtacaaatattctattggctcGTACTTTTCCAATACTATATtatcttattttcttcttcaaattatattatattacaatTATTTAAAGATCACGAAGACGACCAAAACATTACAAACGAgatgaaaattttaagaaaatcaaCAAAAAGGAAATACAAATAAGATAGATGTcatgtaaaaaaaaatctaaaggaTAAATAAAAGCCGAATCTAGTACTAGGTTATTTATTGTCGTAGGAATCCAACAATGTTGTTAAACATAGCTTCATTACGCAACAGAGTTGTGTCCCTTCTAAACACACACCAAACCTTACAACAATCGAAGCAGGTTCAATCCATCATCCTCACTTCTTCTCTCTCACAAGACACAATCTTCCTCTGCAACCTCTTTCATCTCCAATGTCAAAATTCCCATCTTGCCCTTCCCTTCAACACCATCCTCCATGCTCCCACCACTCGCCTCCTCAACAAAATGATTGCAACCTTCTCCCACCTCCCTCAAACCACCTTTCTCTGCTACTCCTCATTGCGATCAAACGGCGTCGTTCCGGACAAACACACCTTCCCTTTGCTCCTCAAGGTTTTCTCTAGCCCCAATATTTTTCGTCAAGACCCATCTATGCTTTTTGCTCAAGTTATCAAATTTGGCTTCAACCTTGATCAATTCGTTTGTAACGGTCTTGTTTCGGCGTTTGCGAATTCTGGGTTTCTTGAGAGTGCACGCAAGGTGTTTGATGAAAGTTCCAGTAGGGACGTTGTTGCTTGGACTGCGTTAATCAATGGGTATGTGAAGAATCAGTGTCCTCGGGAGGCACTAGAGTGTTTTATGAAGATGAGATCTTTGGGGATTGGAGTTGATGGGGTCACTGTTGTTGCCATTCTTCGTGCTGCGTCGTTGGCAGGTAATGCTTCGTTTGGAAAGTGGGTTCATGGATTCTATGTTGTAGCAGGGAGAGTGTGTTTAGATGCTCATGTTTGCAGCGCCCTTGTGGATATGTATTTCAAGTGCGATCTTTGTGGTGATGCATGCAAAGTATTTGATGAATATCCTTATAGAAATGTAGTATCTTGGACTGTGCTTATAGCTGGTTATGTGCATTGTAACAGGTTCAAAGACGCGGTTCGAGTATTTTGGGACAAGGTTTGGGATGATATTGTGCCTAATGAATTCACGCTAACGAGTGTTCTTAGTGCTTGTGCTCACATAGGAGCATTGGATCACGGAAAGTTGGTTCATCAGTACATAGAGAGTAGTACTAAGGCAAATTTGAATTCAGCAATTGGGACGGCATTGGTGGATATGTATGCAAAATGTGGATGCATAGATGAGGCTTTGAGGATATTCGAAAAGTTGCAAGTTAAGAATGTCTTCACTTGGACAGCAATGATTAATGGGATGGCTGTTAACGGGGAAGCCTCAAAAGCGTTGGAGCTCTTCTCGCACATGTTGACGAGTGGCATTCATCCTAATGAAGTTACCTTCATTGGTGTCCTTGCTGCATGTTCTCATGGCGGTTTTGTAGAGGAAGGGAAAAAGTTATTCGAGTTGATGATCAAAGTGTATCATTTGAAGCCGAAAATGGACCATTATGGTTGCATGGTTGATCTGCTTGGTCGCGCAGGGTACTTAGAAGATGCAAAGCACATAATTGATAACATGCCAATGAAGCCTGGTCCTGGTGTTTTGGGAGCTTTATTTGGTGCCTGCATGATCCACAAGGATTATGAGATGGGTGAAATTATGGGTAAGTCTTTGATAAATTTGCAGCCGAACCATAGTGGAAGATATGCACTTCTGGCAAACTTGTATTCAATGTGTCAAAACTGGGAAGGGGCTGCACTTATGAGGAAGCTCATGAAAGGAACAAAGGTAGAGAAAACTCCAGGGTGCAGTTGGATAGAAGTGAATGGTTTGATTCATGAGTTTAAAGCGTTTGATCATTCACATAACGAATCATCTCATGTGTATTCGATGTTGGATAACTTAGTGTTGCAACTGAAACTGGTTCGAGTGTGTGAAGATTTTAGCCTACTTGAATCTTAAAGACATGGTTGGTTAGAGCAACGGATTTGTTTTGGGCTGTGCTAGGTAAAAATGGGAGAAGTGGCTAGTGTTGGTTTAAATGTgaagcaaaaacaaagaaaaagtgttGACTACGTAATTTTTCTAATTGTTTTCTCATAATCTATCAGTGGAAGTATAGTTATCAAATTCGAATCCCATTGATCGATTCGATCGAAATATCGATGAGTTGGATCTTAAATCTTCGGTCCAATAATAGAACTATTTCAAGTTAAGCACCGAAAAGAATCGGTCAAATTTAGTAAATATCGACCTAACCGAAGTATTCTTGTCGCATATGCGGGTGAACCTACAACGCTTTAGTGCTTTGCAATAataattattcttttaataaatacttatagtatataataatataataaatataaactaataaactaattaataagtattaaaatttgaaaataataattatttttattaaaaaataaaaatatttataataaaatttttttatataattgtttAATTATACTGGATTAACCAATTTAGTTAGTATTTTAATAAGTGAATCGGTaattcaataatttatattttgataGATTAATTATCGATTCGATTTTGATAACGAtgagttgaagaaaagatattaCCAAATGGGATTATATGATCTCCAATGCATGTACTTGTTTTGACTTTTGAACAAAAATGATTTATGATTGAGTTAAATATTTGATTAAACTGATATATAATTTGATGATAGTTTCAACAAAAGTCCTTAATGAAAGGTGGAATGAGAAGTTTTAACCAATGAAACACAGTTAATGGCCAAATTACAAACCACACTTAGTTAAATATAGTCAGTGTGATAGacttatatttgattattttcaGAAGATAGGATTAGAAAACGGAAATATCACTATTACAAAGATAGCTGTGATATGAGGCAATCAATGTTGGTCCCGGATTTGGTTGGAAAAAAACAGATTATTCAATATTCATTTGCTTTcatgctttttcataaattagttaaataattcAAGTGCGCTGTCATTTTTGGTTTGTTAAATTAAGCGCTAAGCTTCTAGCCACTATAAAATATAGATTTTCTTATTAGGCTAAGGCCAAGAGAAGATGCGTATCACATAACCAATGAAAATGACGGATTTAACTCGGTATAAGTATATACACTCATTGTATCAGAAAATGTAATCATACCTACAATGAGTAGTAGTGAATGCTTAGTTCAGGTATTCATGATACgggttgaaaaagaaaaatgcaatCATATACCACGAGAAatggtagttttttttttcaaaaatagaaaaacttGAATCCGTAAACTCTAAATAAGTATGGAAatattatgtcatttgagctatagtTCGTTAGCCACGAAAAATGGTAGTTACACTTATATAATTAGCCATTATTATCTATTTAGagaacatttttctttttgttgatttATATACTAATATTATAGTatagtataattaaaatttataactaTAACTATAACACACATTTTTTTTTCCATAATAAAATCATTAAATATAAAAGTGCAATGAAATTTATTACAGCTCTTGAGATAACTAACTATAAGAGGATTTTGTGTATTTTCGGAACACATATAGATGAATAATCAACTAGATAAACAAATTCCAAGTGCTAACACTATATAATAAGGAAAAAGTTTTagaaaaaaggtttttttttttcttacaaacatttagctaactttatttttctttcttaaaaaaaatgtttgaattgtttataatttataaaaaggcTCCTTAATTAGattgatataataataaatagtttCACTAAAAAGAAGCAATTTTTTTCTGCTAAATCCGATTAACGTTTCTTCTCTATTTAAAATAAAGAATGTTATATATACCATATTTgcagtggcggaacttgaaataaaattttgggggtcagatagaagataattgtcaaAATACTTTAGTTATGGacccatttaagataagctcgtctaatctCATATCTCTAGTTTAGATAATATTCTCGTTccaaaaaattaaggtcaaactcatcagatatacctttttgaacttttgaaggttatatctcacttttttagtgattcattaaagtagaagaactatctacaggtattgatattgtaaaagttatatgttcttcttcttaaatattagccttcctcttaaaaaatgtataaattctttgattttttattattattttatataaaaatttgaatatatatcctgtagaatatgtaaagaagaagttagaaggacaaatattaaaatttataatatttattgaacttttttatcaatttatacaaatacaataatattaatatttattgaatattctattattttttatcatataaaaaattaaattaaataaatagtaaaatataaaatagtattaaattaaataaataaaaaatatctaattttttatatttgaacttaaagatagAGAGAATATTACTTATTGAACTTATTGGGTACTTTAAGTTATAGTAAAGTATTTAAgccaattgaactattttttatcttttaaaaaagtactattaatttttttataaaaagtcatTGTCTAAACTAAACTCCGCCACTgcatatttgtatattttttgtgcacttttcatttttaatattaaaaataactaataaaatataaaaaataatgaaaaatctattttttatatcataaaaaagaAAGATATAACTTGTTATTTCTGTAATTAGTTTACACTTTACAGGGGTGTGGAAAAAGACCACGTGGTAAGAACTAAGAAGCGAGGGTTTAAGTTTACGGCGGGACAAAATGGTCAATTGATAGAGAAGCATGTGATGTGATAATGAATCATTGAATCATGTTGGTATGATggggaaggaaaaaaaaaaaaaaacagtgtgGCATAAGATGGTGTTATTATGTTATGTTAATGTTATGATGCGATCTAACTAAGCCACATACATCGAAACACAACGAACACGAACACCGCAAAACGCAACTCAAAAACGAACACCATCAATGATGGCTTCGGCGTTCGTCAAGCTCGATGATTCTCCAATGTTCCAGAAGCAGGTAAACTATTACTACCTTTACCTGCATCCAGCTTCCATTCAAGTCCTTTTTTCACTTTCTCGCAATCCAATTGCGTTAGTTGCATCCAGCTTCATTTCagatttgttttcattttcactgTTGTGAAAATCTTTGTATGCTATGATTTGAAGGCATGTTGTAGTGTTTCGATTTGTCCTCTGAGATACTGTTTCATAGTGAACCACAACGATATGAGCTGGAATCTTGAATGGTTAGTTAGTTTAGGATTGAATTAGGTGTTGTGGTTTGTGGAAGATTGTGGAATGAGGATTTAGTTTAGGTCCTTTGGGATGAGCATTAGGTTTGCTTGCTCtgctaattttgaaaatttcttttttaatttctgtaGTTTTTTCCTTGATTTGGAATGAGTAAGCAAATGAGGATTAATGGAGTTAATTTATGTAAGGATGGATGACTCTTGTCTGCTTTATGGTGTCAGCTATGTCTTAGTAGGCAATGGGATTGATTGGCTTTTATTAGTAGAAATAAATAAagattcattatttatttattttttttaatttatattttttttaaagaaaaaagaaaaagaacttgcCTTCTCTTCAATTCATGTGAGGGTAAATTGTCTGTTTCTCCCCTAAAGAAGTATGTGCACTTGTTCTCATGTATCAATGTTGATCAAGATTCTTTGATTCATGGATCCTTTAGAAAGATTAATAGTCATGTACTGGAAGTAGAAAGAATGAAAGATGATTCCTTGCcaataatttagttttcttcgTGGACAGGTATTGTCTCTTGAAGCAAATGCTGATGAGTTAAAGGATCGGTGCCAGAAGTTGTTCAAAGGATGTAAGAAGTTTATGTAAGTTTTTTATGGTATTCCTATATTGGATctactatttttttaaatcaatcattaCCATTGTTATGCAAAAACAGTCTGCCCGAGATTTCAAAGCTATAACTTTATACAtgagtgcttttttttttttgcatataaagAAGAAATAGGATCTTTTTCTCCTCTGCTCATGATTGTTTCAAGTGAATTTCTATCAATCatatgcaaaaaaattaaatgtttttgTTGCATTTGTGGGTGTATAATCTTGGTGTTTTATTTTAACAATTCTTTTTGAGCAAATTTCTTATCCTACTCTCAGGTATCCTTGCTCATCTCTTTGTGAATAAGTATGCATATATGTAATATGGATTTTGTAATTGTAAATTTGGTTGATGATGTATCAACTCTGTTTATCTATAGTGACATCGATTTTAAGAAAATTTAACTTGGCTTTTGATTTTAAGTCTTTTATGTAGCTTAATTTAGTAAACTGCTAGATCGTTCAGAATAATGACTTGTTGTATGGTCTTCCAAGTGAAAGCTTACTACTGAATGATTATGGTATCTAAAATACGTGGTTTAGCCCATCAGACTATTTTGGAATTGCAAATTAGAAAGTAGTTGATTTTTTATCTGTATCTCCTCAGGACAGCTTTGGGGGAAGCATATAATGGAGAAATTGGCTTTGCTGATTCATTAGAAATATTTGGCGGTGGCCTGGATGACCCTGTTAGTGTGTCAATTGGAGGTTGTTAAAAGTCATGATTTTACATATATTCTGTTTTAAAGGTTCTTGTTCTGTATTTTATGTAAGTGCTATATTTTTGTAGCTGTAAGTATTACAGAATCTATTTGCTTTCTCTGTTATCTCTTTTCCAGGACCGGTCATATCTAGATTTGTTACTACATTACGTGAGCTAGCTACTTTTAAAGAGCTTCTTCGTTCGCAGGTAAGCCATTGAACATAATGCTGCACCTTTTTCTTGAGGTTTCATGTAGCGATCAAAACTTCCCTTGTGCTACATGAATGCAACGGTCTCTGGTCTTTTATTTACTAGCTTAGATCTTTTTTCCCGTGTGTGTGTCATCTTTTAAATATCAAAGCAAAAACTTGCCATACACATTTAATCATAGTAAGTGTGACAGGATGATAAGTTGGTTTGTTCTAGTGAAGTACCCATTTACTGATGGTATGCAAAGATCTTTATGGAAATTGtgtggattatatatatatatttttcctgAATGTAGTAATAGTAAAATGGTTATGTTGCTTTGTTTTGTGTGAGATGCGTCGTGCCAAAAGCAGGCCTCACTtgaagatataaaaaaataaatgaaaattcctctaaaaatttggaaaataaatgaaacttaaatgTTTACACAGAGACAAAATGTTTTGAAGGTTCAAGGAGTGttttgtttgaaaaataaattaaagtagagATTTGAGAATTCATTCTTTGTTTAAGTATACTTTTTCTTGAATATTGCGAGATCCAAAGCCGTTTTCCAATCTTCCCTTTTTGTTGACAATTGATATCGATTTTTTGTTTGGTAATTATTTGACAGATTTCTTGTATAGGTTGAACATGTGATGATTGACCGGCTCGCGGAGTTTATGAATGTTGATTTGCAAGAGGCAAAGGTTTTTTTTTAATACCTTTTTGTCTCAAGCATGAATGTTTGCTTCtatgttttattctttttctccTTAATAATATGGATGCTGTATACTTTTGTTTAAATTATCCTTTGTTGGCTGTCAGGATTCTCGGAAACGTTTTGACAAAGCTATGCATTCTTACGATCAGGTATCTAGAAAATGAAATTATCTTTTATCAAATTGATGACTTTATTTGTCACATTgtttatatatcaaaatatacaGTATGTTCTTGTCACCTTTTTCTAgccaattttttttcctttttgttttagaattaaaaaaatcatctctctctctctctctctctctctcgtgccccccccccccccaacacacacacacactcttatAGAATTACAGTATATATATAACTAGAGCCTAAAAAAAAATCTGTTTTCAGCTTTGTTGTGGAAACTGAAAAGAGCAGCTTTTTTAGCTctatataaattgaagttataaACCACTAATTTTAGAATCTGAGAAAAGGCCAGAGTTAGTAATTTCAGTGAATCATATCTATGTTGATAAGTCAATGTTTTGATTGTCCCTGCAATATATATTCTTCCATTTCAGTGCTTGTAATCCACACTGTCAAGCTGATAATCATTTTCCATTCTCGCTACCTGAATATTCTTCATGTGATGTCtactttatcttttttatttcaccCCTTTCTTCTTGTTTTAGTTGACTTCTTTTGGTTATATTTTAGCTTTTAGAATTCCTCGGAAGAGTGTTGCACATATGCTTGTAATCCTTCCTATGGTTAAGCCTATTTGGACCATATTTGAAGTCATTTGTTCACAGTTGCTATTGATTGGTTTCTATTTCTAAAGGTACTCATGTATCTCTTCAATTTTCAGTCACGAgaaaaatttgtatctttgaaGAAAAATACGCCGGAAGACGTTGTTGCTGAATTAGAAGAGGTTTGCCTTATCAATTTATAAATGATTAGATTGTGAAAAGTTGCTTTTTCTTCAAATTCCGTGCATGCATACTAAAGTTTCCGGCCAGAGTGTACATTGATAACTGGTGTAGAATGTATTTCATCACTTTCtgtataaatctaaaatttattatAGTCATCGTAATGAGTATATGTAAGTGTTTCTTATCTGATCGAAACTTTAGTTGTGTTTTGTGGCAAAATGTTGATAAAGTTATCACTTTTATTTTCTCATCTCTGCCCAAATTGTTTAAACTTATTCTTGGAtagttcattgttctttcttcaATAAGTGATTATTTCAGACGTGACAACCTAAAAAAGTGATGTTAGTTATATATTGTGTTAAACATATAGCTGGTGTACCATGAAAAGGGCAATATTAGTCTGTAATATCAGTCAGGTTGATACTGGCACACGCTGATATCTATATTCATCTGAATCTAAAAGGGTTGATCTGTTGTAATTTGAAGGAGGCCCGAACTTCATTTTTAAGTGTTGGGGTGTATTGCTTATATGACCATGTGTCATTTGGAAATATGTATTGCTGCTAGATCTGAAATTTTGGCTTGATTCACAGATGACTCTGCATATTTGCTCACATGGTTACTAATTATACacttttattgttatatttggcATAGTCCTACTGACCGAGTGAAATTAGTTAATCAATTATATCGCTGTTCTGGTTCATGACAGGATCTACAAAATTCGAAGTCAGCATTTGAAAAAAGTCGCTTCAATCTAGTATGTCTTGTACAATTATGTATCTTTTGTCTTTGTTATTTGTTGGCATCTCTACAATCTTTTTCATATTATGAACCTGGTTATTGGGTTTTAAGGAGTGCAGGTACACTCTCTCATGAATATCGAAGTGAAAAAGAAGTATGAGTTCTTGGAGTCCATTAGTGCGATCATGGATGCTCATCTAAGATACTTTAAGCTGGTCTGTTATTTGGTTGCTAATTTTTCATTTGTAAACTTTcagtttcttttccttttgtatTTGACAAGTTGTCTTATACTTTAGGGCTATGAGTTATTGAGCCAAATGGAACCGTATATTCACCAGGTACAAATGGAGTTTTGTTTCATTGTCCAAAAAGCCTTTCATTGAAAATGCGATTTACACTCCACATCTATTTGCAAAATTTGATTAACTTTGAAATAATCTCTTCAATATTTGCTTTTGTAATTTCAGTGATTAAAACCCGATTGCACCATGAAATTTCACACAATCTTATATTTTGTCTTGAACATAGGTGTTAACATGTGCACAACAATCTAAAGAACTGGCTAATATTGAACAAGATAAGCTTGCAAAACGAATCCAAGAATACAGAACACAGGCCGAGTTGGAAAGCACACGAGCTTCTAACAACACGGAACCCTTGCCAGGTGCTGATGGCACACATGTTGTAGGTTTGAACACTTACAAAGGCTTTGAAGGAGGGATGCAGCCTGCGGCCAAAGGGGAGGCAAGTAAATGGCCTTTTTCTGGTTAAATATATGAAAGTTCTCCTGCACATGCTATATGCATTGTTACCTcttcatttattttgtttattatttttattttatgacttGTAATTCTTTTTTTCACCCTTGGTTTTAGGTTCAAACAGTTAAACAGGGCTATCTATTAAAACGCTCTTCAAGCTCACGAGGAGATTGGAAACGGAGGTTCTTTGTACTTGATAACCAGGGGAGTTTATTTTATTACAGCATGAAGGGACCCAAACCCAAGGtagttatttatttcaaaaacatattttatactattagtCTGGATACTTTGAATTTTGAAATCTATTTCATCCTTTCTTCATATCATTCCATTTGGTTtgtgttttcattttttattttcaatttcactgttttctatttttaagattttgtaaagaaaaagtgaaaataagaaataaaaattggaaacaagattttattttttttttcttcacaaaatcttgaaaatagagaaaattggaaataaaaacacaaaccaaacaaACCCATGTCACTTATATTACTATTCATTCTAATTAGGGTGGGTGTGTGTATATCTTCAAATTGTTTGGTGGAAATTGTCTCCTCTCATCAGTCAAAGAAGACAAACAAACAATATAGCTCAAAGCTAA
This genomic window contains:
- the LOC112789036 gene encoding pentatricopeptide repeat-containing protein At1g50270, whose translation is MLLNIASLRNRVVSLLNTHQTLQQSKQVQSIILTSSLSQDTIFLCNLFHLQCQNSHLALPFNTILHAPTTRLLNKMIATFSHLPQTTFLCYSSLRSNGVVPDKHTFPLLLKVFSSPNIFRQDPSMLFAQVIKFGFNLDQFVCNGLVSAFANSGFLESARKVFDESSSRDVVAWTALINGYVKNQCPREALECFMKMRSLGIGVDGVTVVAILRAASLAGNASFGKWVHGFYVVAGRVCLDAHVCSALVDMYFKCDLCGDACKVFDEYPYRNVVSWTVLIAGYVHCNRFKDAVRVFWDKVWDDIVPNEFTLTSVLSACAHIGALDHGKLVHQYIESSTKANLNSAIGTALVDMYAKCGCIDEALRIFEKLQVKNVFTWTAMINGMAVNGEASKALELFSHMLTSGIHPNEVTFIGVLAACSHGGFVEEGKKLFELMIKVYHLKPKMDHYGCMVDLLGRAGYLEDAKHIIDNMPMKPGPGVLGALFGACMIHKDYEMGEIMGKSLINLQPNHSGRYALLANLYSMCQNWEGAALMRKLMKGTKVEKTPGCSWIEVNGLIHEFKAFDHSHNESSHVYSMLDNLVLQLKLVRVCEDFSLLES